A genomic window from Triticum urartu cultivar G1812 chromosome 7, Tu2.1, whole genome shotgun sequence includes:
- the LOC125525885 gene encoding tyrosine N-monooxygenase-like, whose protein sequence is MLACCCFVSQLLIIITLIHLAMTKSKVRSGTCSSATVPLPLPPGPWSWPLVGSLPEMVLNKPAFRWIHRVMKDMGTDIACFRLGGVHVVPITCPKIAREVLKKQDKNFLSRPLTFASDAISCGYKDAVLTPFGDQWMKMRKVLTSEIICPSRHKWLHDKRADEADNLTRYIYNLTAGGSSSTLGLVNVRHVTRHYCGNFIRRLVFSQRYFGEPQPDGRPGPMEVEHMDASFTLLGLLFSFCVSDYLPCLLGLDLDGHEKIIKEDNTKVDRLHNMVTEERWRQWNNGERQDGVQDFLDVLITLSDGDGKPLLSIDEVKAQCKDIILAAIDNPSNAVEWALAEMVNNPELLAKAVEEMDQVVGHERLVQESDIMQLNYLKACIREAFRLHPAAPFNVPHVAIADTIVAGYRVPKGSHVILSRLALGQNPTVWDEPLHFKPERHMGDNINVVLTESELRFISFSTGRWGCIAASLGTTMSVMLFGRLLHGFTWTKPAGVSAINLSESKHELFMEKPLVLHVEPRLAMHLYPLMDR, encoded by the exons ATGCTGGCTTGCTGCTGCTTTGTGTCCCAGCTTCTCATCATAATAACGCTCATACACCTTGCCATGACCAAGAGCAAGGTCCGTAGTGGCACGTGCTCATCGGCGACGGTGCCGCTTCCACTTCCGCCGGGACCCTGGTCGTGGCCACTGGTGGGTAGCCTGCCCGAGATGGTGCTCAATAAACCAGCGTTCCGTTGGATCCATCGCGTGATGAAGGATATGGGCACCGACATCGCTTGCTTCCGCCTCGGCGGCGTCCACGTCGTCCCGATCACATGTCCCAAGATCGCAAGGGAGGTACTCAAGAAGCAGGACAAGAACTTCTTGTCCCGCCCACTCACCTTCGCCTCTGACGCCATCAGCTGCGGTTACAAGGACGCTGTGCTGACGCCATTCGGTGACCAATGGATGAAGATGCGCAAGGTGCTCACCTCTGAGATCATCTGCCCCTCCCGCCACAAGTGGCTCCATGACAAGCGCGCCGATGAAGCTGACAACTTGACGCGCTACATCTACAACCTCACCGCTGGGGGGTCATCTTCAACGTTGGGACTAGTCAATGTCAGGCACGTCACGCGGCATTACTGTGGCAACTTCATCCGTCGGCTTGTCTTCAGCCAACGGTACTTCGGGGAGCCTCAGCCGGACGGCAGGCCGGGGCCGATGGAGGTGGAGCACATGGACGCTTCCTTCACCCTCCTAGGGCTCCTCTTCTCGTTCTGTGTCAGCGACTACCTCCCGTGTCTACTTGGCCTAGACCTGGACGGCCACGAGAAAATTATTAAGGAGGACAACACAAAAGTGGATAGACTGCACAACATGGTCACTGAAGAGCGTTGGAGGCAGTGGAACAACGGCGAGAGGCAGGATGGGGTCCAGGACTTCCTTGACGTTCTCATCACACTCTCTGACGGTGACGGCAAGCCGTTGCTCAGCATCGATGAGGTCAAAGCACAGTGCAAG GACATAATATTAGCGGCCATAGATAACCCATCAAACGCGGTGGAGTGGGCGCTGGCGGAGATGGTGAACAACCCAGAATTGCTGGCCAAAGCGGTGGAGGAGATGGATCAGGTGGTCGGTCACGAGCGACTGGTGCAAGAGTCGGACATCATGCAGCTCAACTATCTCAAGGCATGCATACGCGAGGCATTTCGCCTCCACCCAGCCGCTCCCTTCAATGTGCCGCACGTCGCAATTGCCGACACCATTGTTGCGGGCTACCGCGTGCCCAAGGGTAGCCACGTCATCCTCAGCCGGCTGGCCCTGGGCCAGAACCCCACCGTCTGGGATGAACCGCTCCACTTCAAGCCAGAGCGCCATATGGGAGACAACATCAATGTGGTGCTTACCGAGAGCGAATTGCGATTCATCTCCTTCAGCACCGGACGGTGGGGATGCATCGCGGCATCACTAGGAACAACCATGAGTGTCATGCTCTTCGGCAGGCTCCTGCATGGCTTCACCTGGACCAAACCGGCTGGGGTGTCGGCTATCAATCTCAGCGAGTCCAAGCACGAACTCTTCATGGAGAAACCGCTAGTGCTACATGTTGAGCCACGTCTTGCAATGCACCTGTACCCTCTCATGGATCGTTGA